GGCCGCCACCAGGATCGGAACCTGCTCATACGAGAGGCCGCGCTTCGTGGCCTTGCCGCCCCGCTTACGGGGCTTGCGGTCGAGATTGCGTTCCCCCTTGCGACTGGCCAACACGAAGGTCTCATCGGCCTCGACGATACCCCGCAGCTTTTCCGCTCCGGCGTTCACCGCCCCGAGGAAGCGGTGGCGCCAACGGAACGCGGTGCTCACGGCCACGTCACAGCGCTCAGCCGAGTCTCTCACCGTCTCGCCCGCGGCCAGGGACTGGCCGAAATCCAGCCAGCGCTCCTTGTGGTGCAACCCGGACAAGGGCGTGCCCGTCAGGGCGCCGAAGGTTTTGCCGCAGCCCTTGCATTGATAGCGACGCAGGCCGCGCGCGTAACCGCGAGCCACGGCTCCCGGCGTGCCGCAATGCGGGCAACGCCGATCCTCACCGACGCCGAGTTCAATCGCCGCCAGCGCGGCAGCCCCCGAAGGACGCCCCGCCAGCACCTCCATCGCTTCCGCCTTCTGCGCCTCTGTCAGCGTTTCTGCCACCGACAGCCAAGCCCGAAATTCCTTCCGATCCATCGCCACGACCTCCAGCGTTCCCAACGCGATCCCGCCATTCTAGGCGATCTGCATACGGTTTACGAATAGAGCCTTAGCTTTCGTACCGCCGGAATACCATGACGATCCCGACGCGACACGCGGCAGCGTGCGACGCTTGCTCGCTCTGCCGTTCGAGGCGCTGTGCATGGACCATGGGGCTCCGGTCGCCGCCAACCCCCATGAGGCGCTGCGAAGGTTGTTAGGCTGAAGCCGACCGGGATCTGGAGGATCTCATACGAGCCAACGGGTTTGCCGGCTCGGTTTATCTGAGACGTCTGGCTCCCGCTGCACAGGAGAAATCAGCAAAAACAATAACTTGTGGTCGCTCTTAGCCAAACCCAG
This portion of the bacterium genome encodes:
- a CDS encoding IS1595 family transposase, giving the protein MDRKEFRAWLSVAETLTEAQKAEAMEVLAGRPSGAAALAAIELGVGEDRRCPHCGTPGAVARGYARGLRRYQCKGCGKTFGALTGTPLSGLHHKERWLDFGQSLAAGETVRDSAERCDVAVSTAFRWRHRFLGAVNAGAEKLRGIVEADETFVLASRKGERNLDRKPRKRGGKATKRGLSYEQVPILVAADRSGATVSAVLPTVSADALRDVLGPVVEKDALLVSDGCTSYPPCAAVLGISHEALNLSAGERVRGEMHIQTVNSRHEQIKTFLRRHRGVATKYLDNYLRWFHLAVLPGRPTPRTCLNAAMGG